A portion of the Burkholderia pseudomultivorans genome contains these proteins:
- the recC gene encoding exodeoxyribonuclease V subunit gamma has translation MLQLFYSNRHETLADALLDDLAAFPARNGPWAPQQIIVPSAALRRRLELDIAARHGVCANVEFTYLAQWLWTQIGRVLTVPARSPFAPDRLVWRCYRLFAQAADGAPWLASPRLAAYLSASDDAMRYELAHRVATVLDHYLTYRPEWLAAWQAGESVLAGDAAPRGIGDAARDDERWQAALWRALLAELSDSGTPPAHRFLADARHLDADAIARIDWPESVSVFALPTMPPLHIALLRELSRWIDVRVYALNPCREFWFDIVTAAHAEALDAAGRLDYQEVGHPLLAEWGRQTQAQLHMLHELTESAALGDASRFVENPAPTWLARVQNAILELQPEAELGVPPAERGIEVHVCHSLARQLEVLHDRLLAWFDADPSLQPSDVLVAVADLAAAGPLIDAVFGTAGAGGARVPYRITGLPPSQANPVARVLLDWLALPDRQVGAPELVEWLRVDAVAARYGIDANALETVQTWLAAAGARRGLAPVAHDDAAVPAPRHTFADALARLFLGYAMPDGAAPVGAWLPIEAATGSEAELLGRLARFTDDLDGFARRLADAHTPRAWSELFADTLARFFDSGAAYADALAGVRDALDAMLAAMTEGAADEALPAAVVRAGLAAALDDPARGGVPWGGVTFSSLTSLRGLPYRVVCLLGMDDGVLPSLARADEFDLMAVLPKLGDRQRRDDERNLFLDLLLAARDRLLIAYTGRSIRDNAPLPPAALVDELLDHLALVTAEPDAAPDAVDAARRAFIVEHPLQPFAAAYFRPDSALVSYDAERATLASLLAADASRDGPREQPFFAQPLPPEPVEPVAFSEFERFWRHPARALLRARLGIVLADAQAELLDTEPFALDFAGSDALAARVLPLLIESDEARAHDHALRIADASPELPGGATGAVWRDQALGSLSQLASSVRRALADGTERRPFALDIMPAWPDTGQALFGADDAALSRDALGAPLELHGTLNRLTPAGQIIYRYARPSARDYLSAWLAHLVYCAIDPDGPRRTLWFGSGGAFELTPVAAPLDQLAPLAALFRAGRRMPLRFFPRSAWACVSDGEAKAASVWINERVVSEADDPAIAIAWRGAHPSLDEPFGTLARLVFEPLVDHLKELA, from the coding sequence ATGCTCCAGCTCTTCTATTCGAATCGCCACGAAACGCTGGCCGACGCGCTGCTCGACGATCTGGCCGCGTTCCCGGCCCGCAACGGCCCGTGGGCGCCGCAGCAGATCATCGTGCCGAGCGCGGCGCTGCGGCGTCGGCTCGAACTCGACATCGCCGCGCGCCACGGCGTGTGCGCGAACGTCGAGTTCACGTATCTCGCGCAATGGCTGTGGACGCAGATCGGCCGCGTGCTGACGGTGCCCGCTCGCTCGCCGTTCGCGCCCGACCGCCTCGTGTGGCGCTGCTACCGGCTGTTCGCGCAGGCGGCCGACGGCGCGCCGTGGCTCGCGTCGCCGCGGCTCGCTGCCTATCTGTCCGCGTCCGACGACGCGATGCGCTACGAGCTCGCGCACCGCGTCGCGACCGTGCTCGATCACTACCTGACCTATCGGCCCGAATGGCTCGCCGCGTGGCAGGCCGGCGAGTCGGTGCTGGCCGGCGACGCCGCGCCGCGCGGGATCGGCGATGCCGCGCGCGACGACGAGCGCTGGCAGGCCGCGCTGTGGCGCGCGCTGCTCGCGGAGCTGAGCGACAGCGGCACGCCGCCCGCGCATCGCTTCCTCGCCGACGCGCGCCATCTCGATGCCGACGCGATCGCGCGGATCGACTGGCCCGAATCGGTCAGCGTGTTCGCGCTGCCGACGATGCCGCCCTTGCACATCGCGCTGCTGCGCGAGCTGTCGCGCTGGATCGACGTGCGCGTCTATGCGCTGAACCCGTGCCGCGAATTCTGGTTCGACATCGTGACCGCCGCGCATGCCGAGGCGCTCGATGCGGCCGGCCGGCTCGACTATCAGGAAGTCGGCCATCCGCTGCTGGCCGAGTGGGGCCGGCAGACGCAGGCGCAGCTGCACATGCTGCACGAGCTTACCGAAAGCGCGGCGCTCGGCGATGCATCGCGGTTTGTCGAGAATCCCGCGCCGACCTGGCTCGCGCGCGTGCAGAACGCGATCCTCGAACTGCAACCGGAGGCCGAACTCGGCGTGCCGCCGGCCGAGCGCGGCATCGAGGTGCATGTGTGCCACAGCCTCGCGCGCCAGCTCGAAGTGCTGCACGACCGCCTGCTCGCATGGTTCGACGCGGACCCGAGCCTGCAGCCGTCCGACGTGCTGGTCGCGGTCGCCGATCTCGCGGCGGCCGGGCCGCTGATCGACGCAGTGTTCGGCACGGCCGGCGCCGGCGGCGCGCGCGTGCCTTACCGGATCACCGGCCTGCCGCCGTCGCAGGCGAACCCGGTCGCGCGCGTGCTGCTCGACTGGCTCGCGCTGCCGGACCGGCAGGTCGGCGCGCCGGAACTGGTCGAATGGCTGCGCGTCGATGCGGTGGCGGCCCGCTACGGGATCGACGCGAACGCGCTCGAGACGGTGCAGACCTGGCTCGCGGCGGCCGGCGCGCGGCGCGGGCTCGCGCCGGTCGCGCACGATGACGCGGCCGTGCCGGCGCCGCGCCATACGTTCGCCGATGCGCTCGCGCGGCTGTTTCTCGGCTATGCGATGCCCGACGGCGCCGCGCCGGTCGGCGCGTGGCTGCCGATCGAGGCGGCCACCGGCAGCGAGGCCGAGCTGCTCGGCCGGCTCGCGCGCTTCACCGACGATCTCGACGGCTTTGCGCGGCGGCTGGCCGACGCGCACACGCCGCGCGCGTGGAGCGAACTGTTCGCCGACACGCTCGCGCGCTTCTTCGACTCGGGCGCGGCCTACGCGGACGCGCTCGCGGGCGTGCGCGACGCGCTCGACGCGATGCTGGCCGCGATGACCGAAGGCGCGGCCGACGAGGCGCTGCCGGCCGCCGTCGTGCGCGCGGGCCTCGCCGCCGCGCTCGACGATCCCGCGCGCGGCGGCGTGCCGTGGGGCGGCGTCACGTTCTCGTCGCTGACGAGCCTGCGCGGGCTGCCGTATCGCGTCGTGTGCCTGCTCGGCATGGACGACGGCGTGCTGCCGAGCCTCGCGCGCGCCGACGAATTCGACCTGATGGCCGTCTTGCCGAAGCTCGGCGATCGTCAGCGCCGCGACGACGAGCGCAACCTGTTCCTCGACCTGCTGCTGGCCGCGCGCGACCGGCTGCTGATCGCGTACACGGGCCGCAGCATTCGCGACAACGCGCCGCTGCCGCCCGCGGCGCTCGTCGACGAACTGCTCGACCATCTCGCGCTCGTCACGGCCGAGCCCGACGCCGCGCCGGATGCGGTCGATGCCGCGCGCCGCGCGTTCATCGTCGAGCATCCGCTGCAGCCGTTCGCGGCCGCGTATTTCCGGCCCGACAGCGCGCTGGTGTCGTACGACGCCGAACGCGCGACGCTCGCGTCGCTGCTGGCCGCCGACGCATCGCGCGACGGGCCGCGCGAGCAGCCGTTCTTCGCGCAGCCGCTGCCGCCCGAACCGGTCGAGCCGGTCGCGTTCAGCGAGTTCGAACGTTTCTGGCGCCACCCCGCGCGCGCGTTGCTGCGCGCGCGCCTCGGCATCGTGCTGGCCGATGCGCAGGCCGAACTGCTCGATACCGAGCCGTTCGCGCTCGACTTCGCGGGCAGCGACGCGCTCGCCGCGCGCGTGCTGCCGCTGCTGATCGAATCGGACGAAGCGCGCGCGCACGACCACGCGCTGCGCATCGCGGACGCGAGCCCCGAGCTGCCGGGCGGCGCGACCGGCGCCGTGTGGCGCGACCAGGCGCTCGGCTCGCTGTCGCAGCTTGCGTCGAGCGTGCGCCGCGCGCTGGCCGACGGCACCGAGCGGCGGCCGTTCGCGCTCGACATCATGCCGGCATGGCCGGACACCGGGCAGGCGCTGTTCGGCGCCGACGACGCGGCGCTGTCGCGCGACGCGCTGGGTGCGCCGCTCGAACTGCACGGCACGCTGAACCGGCTGACGCCGGCCGGGCAGATCATCTATCGCTATGCGCGGCCGAGCGCACGCGACTATTTGTCCGCGTGGCTCGCGCATCTCGTCTACTGCGCGATCGACCCCGACGGGCCGCGCCGCACGCTGTGGTTCGGCAGCGGCGGCGCGTTCGAGCTGACGCCGGTCGCGGCGCCGCTCGATCAGCTCGCGCCGCTGGCCGCGCTGTTTCGCGCCGGGCGGCGCATGCCGCTGCGCTTCTTTCCGCGCAGCGCATGGGCGTGCGTCTCCGACGGCGAAGCGAAGGCCGCGAGCGTGTGGATCAACGAGCGCGTCGTCAGCGAGGCCGACGATCCGGCAATCGCGATCGCATGGCGCGGCGCGCATCCGTCGCTCGACGAGCCGTTCGGCACGCTGGCGCGGCTCGTGTTCGAGCCGCTCGTCGACCATCTGAAGGAGCTCGCATGA